The sequence below is a genomic window from Draconibacterium halophilum.
GGAAGAAAAAAAGTTGTTGTGGTTGGAAACAATTAAAACATTAGCTTATGAACTTTAACTTTTATAAGAATGCATTAGGAACAGTAACCCTCGCGTTGCTGCTTGTCATTGCTGTACATGGTTTTTCCCAGAACAGTAATCCTGAAAACAGCGAAGACATTTACCGTGATTTTAAAACCGAACTGATGTGGAAAGCCAATGTAAAAATTGGTACGATGATAAATGTTGGCAAAAGTAAACGCGGAACACGTCGGGTGATTCCGATTACCGGTGGCACATTTAGCGGACCAAAAATAAAGGGCGAAGTTCTGCCCGGTGGTGAAGACTGGCAATTGGTGCGTCCCGATGGCGATACCGAACTGTATGCCCGTTATTTGATGAAAACAGATGATGGAACAGTACTGCAAATTTTAAACAAAGCATTAATGCATGCTCCTGCACAAGGAGAGGAAGGTGGCTTTTATGTGAAATCGGTAATCGATATTGAAGCGCCAATAGAAAGTTCATACGAATATTTAAACCACGCTATATTTTTAGGAACACTTGAAATGCCTCAGTTAAAACCCAATGAAGCGCCTTATGTGATTATTGGCGTTTACAAGGTTTTGTAAAACAGCTTGGTCTGGCTAAAATAGCGTAGACATAAAATTTAGACCAGTAAAACGTATTAGCATGAATAAACTGATTTACCTGATTCTTATGGCTTCTTTTGTACTTGGTACAAGCAAGTATTCAAAAGCTCAGTCCAAATTATATTCAAACGAATTTCCTTTAGGTGACGTTAAGCTGCTGGATGGCCCGTTTAAAAAAGCACGCGATTTGAATATTGAAGTTTTGCTTCAATACGATGCAGATCGTTTTTTGGCACCGTACCGCAAAGAAGCAGGTTTGAAACCCCGTAAGCCAACCTATCCGAACTGGGACGGATTGGATGGCCATGTTGGCGGACATTATCTCTCGGCTATGGCAATGAACTACGCCGCAACAGGCAATAACGAGTGTAAGCGCCGAATGGATTATATGCTGAAAGAACTAAAAGAATGCCAGGAAGCCAATGCCATAAATAATCCCGAATGGGGAGTTGGTTATGCCGGCGGTTTCCCGAATAGTGCTAAGCTTTGGTCAACATTCAAAAAAGGTGATTTTGGAATTTATTTTGGATCGTGGGCTCCCTTTTACAACCTGCATAAAATGTATGCAGGCTTGCGCGATGCCTGGCTTTATGGCGAAAGCGAAATCGCGAAAGATATGTTTCTGAATTTCTGCGACTGGGGAATTGATCTTACTGCAGATTTGTCGGACGAGCAAATGGAAACAATGCTGGGCATGGAGCATGGAGGAATGAACGAAGTTTACGCCGATGCCTACCAGATTACCGGCGATGAAAAATACCTGAATGCAGCAAAACGCTATTCACATAATGAATTTTTGGAGCCTTTATCAAAAGATATCGATAATCTTGATAATCACCATGCAAATACGCAGATCCCAAAATTTATTGGTTTCGGGCGTATAGCCGAGCTAGATGATAATGAACAATACCTGGAGGCGGCACGCTTTTCATGGGAAACTATTACCCAAAACCGGTCGCTGGCATTTGGCGGAAACAGCCGCCGCGAGCACTTTCCAAGCGAAACTTCGTGTATCGATTTTGTACATGTAAACGACGGGCCTGAGTCCTGTAACTCGTATAACATGCTCAAACTTACCGAAGATTTATTCCGTGTTTATCCCGAGGCCAAATATGCTGATTATTACGAACGTACTATGTTCAACCATATTCTTTCCACACAACACCCCGGGCACGGCGGTTATGTGTATTTTACTCCGGCGCGCCCTCGTCATTACCGGGTGTATTCGGCACCAAACGAGGCTATGTGGTGTTGTGTAGGCACCGGAATGGAAAACCACGGGCAGTACAATCGTTTTATTTATGCGCATGCTGATGACGATTTGTACCTGAATTTGTTTGTGGCTTCCGAACTTAACTGGAAAGAAAAAGGTATTCAGCTAAAACAGGAAACAACTTTCCCTTATGCAGAGCAAACCAAACTTACCATTACAAAAGGCGCATCAGCCTTCAACCTAAAAGTAAGGTATCCGGCTTGGGTAAAAGAAGGAGCACTAAAAATTAAAGTTAATGGCGAAGTGCTTGAATATGATGCTCAACCTTCATCATACATTACTATCCAGCGAACTTGGAAAAAAGGCGATGAAGCAGAAATTGAATTGCCCATGCAAAGTACCATCGAACATTTACCCAACGTGCCCGAATACGTAGCTTTTATGCACGGGCCAATTTTACTGGGAGCAAAAACCGGAACCGAAGATTTGAGAGGATTGATTGCTGGCGATGGTCGCTGGGGACAATACTCAAGTGGCGAATATTTACCGGTGGATAAGGCACCTATTCTGGTGGAAAACGATATGGAGAATCTGGGTGACAAACTGGAGCCGGTTAAAGGGAATCCGCTTCATTTTAAGCTAAATGTGAAGATGGTGAACCCGATGGATTTGACGCTTGAACCGTTTAGCCAGATTCACGATTCAAGATACATGATGTATTGGCTGGCTTTAACCAACGATGGCTATCAGGCTTATGTGGATTCGCTTGCAGCCAACGAACAGGCAATGCTGGCCATCGAAAAACGAACTGTTGATTATGTCGCTACCGGCGAACAACAGCCTGAAACCGATCATGACATGCAACAGGAAAGATCGAGATCGGGAAATAACCAAAACCAATTCTACCGCGAGGCTTTTGGTGGTGGTTATTTTAGTTACGATTTTGCTACCAACTCCGAAACGAACCTGAGTTTGTTCGTGCGTTACTGGGGAGCAGAGTGGGGAGGCCGCAAATTCAATATCTATATCGACGACGAAAAACTGGTAACTGAAGACAATACCGGGCGTTGGGAGATCTCCGCCTTTCAGGATGTTGTGTATAAAATCCCCAATTCGATGGTTGAGGGCAAAAACAATGTACGAATAAAATTTGAAGCACTTCCCGGAAGTACGGCTGGAGCCGTCTATGAGATTCGCCTAATACAGGCTGAACCGAAATAACAAGAAAGATATTATCGAGAATTAAATTGTAAGATCATGAAAAAATACACCACTATTCTACTGATTCTAGTACTGTCGGCCTTTCAATTTGGTGTGGTACAAGCACAAAAAGCCACTAATCCCATTATCTATGCCGATGTCCCTGATGTTTCGATGATTCGCGTTGGCGATAATTACTACATGAGTAGTACCACCATGCACATGGCGCCGGGAGTACCGATTATGAAATCGAAGGATCTGGTAAACTGGGAAATGGTGAGCTACGCACACGACACACTGGCAGACATTGATCCGCTTAACCTGGATAATGAAAAACGTGCTTATGGAAAAGGATCGTGGGCAAGCTGTATCCGTTCCCACAATAATAGGTATTATGTGTCAACCTTTTCGAGCACAACCGGTAAAACATATGTTTTCTCAACAAAAGATATTGAAAAAGGTGAATGGAAACGACACGAATTTTCTCCAAGTTTACACGACAATACCTTGTTTTTCGACGACGATGGCAAAATTTATATGATTTGGGGTGCCGGAAAACTAATGATTGCCGAACTGGAACCCGATTTTTCAGGAGTTAAGGAAGGAACCGAAAAAGTACTGATTGAAAATGCGAGTGCTCCGGCAGGAAAGAATATCATGCTTCCCGCAGAAGGTTCGCAACTTTTTAAGGTAAATGGAAAATATTACCTGTTCAACATTACCTGGCCGCGCGGGAGCATGCGTTCGGTTGTTATTCACCGGGCCGATAATATAAATGGCCCGTGGGAAGGCCGCCTGGCATTGCAGGATAAAGGTGTTGCGCAGGGCGGAATAATTGATACTCCGGATGGGAAATGGTTCTCTTTTCTTTTCCGCGATAATGGTTCGGTAGGCCGCATTCCGTACTTAGTGCCTGTAAAATGGGAAGATGGATGGCCTGTTTTGGGTGTTGATGGAAAAGTTCCCGATGAACTGGATTTACCGGCAAGCAAAGGTTTGATTCCCGGAATTGTAAACTCCGATGAATTTACCCGCAAAAAGAATGATCCAGATTTGCCGCTGGTTTGGCAGTGGAATCACAACCCAGTGAATGAGCTTTGGTCGGTACGCGACCGCAAAGGTTATTTACGGCTTACCACCGGGCGTGTTGACGATAGCTTTGTATATGCCCGGAACACCCTTACTCAGCGAACTTTTGGGCCGGTAAGTTCGGCCAATACATTAATGGATGCCTCAGAAATGAAAGATGGCGATTATGCCGGATTGTGTGCCTTGCAAAGAAAATACGGACAAGTGGGTGTAAAAATGACCGGTGGCGAGAAATTCATTTACATGATCAGCAACGAAACCGATACCCCGGTTGAAATGGAAAGTCTTCCACTCACCAAAGATGAAGTGTATTTTAAAATCGACTGCGACTACCGCGACAGAAAAGATATTGCCCGGTTTTATTACAGCCTCGACGGAAAAACATGGACAGCAATTGGCGACCCGCTAAAAATGGAATATACTTTAATGGAGCATTTTATGGGCTATCGTTTTGGGCTGTTTAACTATGCCACGAAGAATACAGGAGGATACGTAGATTTTGACTATTTCAGAGTCAGCGATCAGATTTCAGAATAGCAATAAATTCGAATATTAAAACTAAATCAAAATACTGTAAAACAATGATACTTAAAACTTACACGCTTATACTGGCTGCTCTATTGGTAGTTCAGTTAAATGGATTTTCGCAGGATCCTAATTTTCATATTTATCTCTGCTTCGGGCAGTCGAATATGGAAGGAAATGCACGTATCGAAGCGCAGGATACTGTTGATGTAAATCCCCGTTTTCAGGTAATGTCTACCATCGATTGCTCCGAACTGGGCAGAACAAAAGGAAGCTGGTACACGGCTGTACCGCCTTTATGCCGTTGCAAAACAGGTTTAACGCCTGCCGATTATTTTGGCAGAACACTTGTCGAAAATCTGCCAAAACATATCAAGGTTGGTGTAATTAATGTTGCCGTTGGCGGTTGTAAAATTGAATTGTTCGACAAGGATAGTTGCGAATCGTATGTGGAAACTGCTCCATTTTGGATGAAGGGCATGTTAAAACCTTACGAGAACGATCCTTATGCCCGTCTGGTTGAAATGGCAAAACTGGCTCAAAAAGATGGTGTAATTACAGGTATTTTGTTACATCAGGGCGAATCGAATACCGGCGATTCATTATGGACTGAGAAAGTTAAAATTGTCTACGAAAACCTTGTTGCCGATTTGGGGCTTCAGGCCGACAATGTGCCTTTGCTGGCCGGTGAAGTGGTTGGCGATGATCAGAATGGACAGTGTGCAAGTATGAATAAAATTATTGCCACGCTACCCGATGTAATTCCAAATGCGTATGTAATCCCTTCGGTTGGATGCCCGCAACGTGGCGATGGCCTGCACTTTACCGCCGAAGGTTACCGCATGTTAGGGAAACGCTATGGCGAAAAAATGCTGTCGCTTTTACTTGAAAGTGATCAGTAAAACAGAAACTTCTGGACCCGATTTCAAAATACCCTTTAAATAATTTTTTAGCAATAATTATGAATTTCAGACAATACTCAATCCTCATTTTAATCCTATTTTCGTTGTTTGCACTGGCTTTTATTCCACAAAGCCAAATGGCAAAACAACCGATTTATCTCAACACGGCTTACTCGTTTAAAGAGCGGGCCATCGACCTTGTTTCGCGGATGACTCCCGAAGAAAAACAAAGTCAGTTGGGAAATACCATGCCACCGATTCCGCGGCTCGGCGTAAACCATTACGATGTGTGGGGCGAAGCACTGCATGGAATAATGGGACGGAACAACAACAGCGGAATGACAGCCACTTCGTTTCCAAATAGTGTAGCCGTGGGCTCAACCTGGGATCCGGAGCTGATTAAACGCGAAACAAAAGTAATTTCCGACGAGGCGCGTGGGTTTAACCACGACCTGATTTTTACGCTGACTTACTGGTCGCCGGTAATTGAACCGGCCCGTGACCCGCGTTGGGGAAGAACTGCCGAAACTTTTGGCGAAGATCCGTTTCTGGTTTCTGAAATCGGAAAAGGATTTATTCAGGGTTTAATGGGCGACGACCCCACATACCTGAAAACGGTACCATGCGGAAAACATTATTTTGCCAATAATACTGAGTTTAACCGGCATTCAGGCAGCTCGGATATGGACGACCGCGATATGCGCGAGTTTTACCTGCTTCCTTACCGGACGCTAATTCGAGACTACAATTTACCTTCGATAATGACCGCTTATGGCGCTGTTAACGGCGTTCCCATGTCGGCTAGTAAATTCTTGGTAGATACGATAGCGCGAAAAACCTACGGAATGGACGGATACGTTACAGGCGACTGCGGTGCAATCGACGATATCGTTCGCGGCCATCATTTTACTGAAAGTTACGAAGAAGCAGCGGCGCTGGGTTTAAAAGCCGGAGTTGACACCGACTGTGGTGGTGTGTATCAAAACCATGCTTTGAATGCTTTGGAAAAAGGTATGCTTGCTCAAGCCGATATCGATAAAGCACTGATTAATATATTTACCACCAGAATGCGTTTGGGCGAGTTTGACCCCGCAGAAATTGTACCGTACGCAGGTATAAAACCGGATATTGTAAATGATCCTTCGCACAACGATCTGGCCATTGAAATAGCTACAAAAACACCGGTTCTGCTAAAAAATGAGGTAACGGTTAAACCTGCCGAAAAAGCATTGCCGCTTAATACCAAACACATCAAAAAAATTGCGGTACTGGGGCCACAGGCCGATAAGGTGGAACTTGGAGATTACTCGGGGCCAATTGAACCTCATTTAAGCATCTCGCCGCTTTTAGGTATTCAGAATTATATTAAAGAACATAACCTCGACATTGAAGTGGTTTCTGCATCAACGGGAAATACGGATAGAAATACCGATTTTCTGACCATGAACAGTTTCTCCACCGTACGAAACGGCGAAGTAGTGGCCGAATTCGATGCTACAAAATATGATGATTCGGCACCTGGATTAATTGTGGCTGCACGTTTTGGACGAACCTCAATTCGCGGTGTAAAAGATGGCGACTGGACAGCTTACGACAATGTGGATATTACCGACGTCGATTCCATCCGCTTTAACGTGGCTGCCTCCGGAAACGGTGGTTTGCTTGAAGTGCGTGTTAGCTCGGCAACCGGAAATATTCTGGCAACGCAAAAAATTGAGGCCGTTCAGCAAAGCGGTGGATTCCGGGGATTTTCCCGTCCGCAAAATGTGGCGGTAAAAATCAATACGCTGGGAATTTCAGGGCCGCAAACGCTGGTACTGGTTTACCGCGAAGCCGAAAGTCCTGCAACCGATCAGGAAACACTTGAAATGGCTGCTACTGCCGATGTGGTGCTGGTTTTTGTGGGAACCGATCAAACTACCGGCCGCGAAGAATCTGACCGCTTTGCCATTACATTACCCGGAAATCAGAATAAACTCATCGATGCTGTGGCTGCCGAAAATCCAAACACCATTGTGGTGATGCAAACCATGGGAATGGTAGAAGTGGAGCAGTTTAAAAACAACCCGAATATTCCCGCAATTGTCTGGACCGGCTACAACGGGCAGGCACAGGGAACCGCGATGGCGCGCATTTTATTTGGCGATGTAAATCCCGGTGGAAAATTGAATGTTACCTGGCATAAATCGTTAAACGACTTGCCCGGATTTAACGACTACACCTTGCGTGGCGATGGCTCGAACGGAAGAACTTACTGGTATTTTGATAAACCGGTTTCGTATGAATTTGGTTATGGATTGTCGTACACCACTTTCGAATACAAACGGTTCAGTATCAGCAAAACAAGGCTAACGCCTCACGATAAGGTTACCGTAAGTGTTGATGTGAAAAACACAGGCGCGGTTGACGGAGACGAAGTGGTGCAGGTATATGTTAAAACACCCGACAGTCCGGCAGAATTGGAGCGCCCGATAAAACGTCTGAAAGGATTTAAACGCGTAACCATTCCGGCAGGGCAGACAAAACGTGTTTCGATTGATATCGATTGCGACGACCTTTGGTTTTGGGATGCCGAAGCCGGTAAAATTACCTTCGACCAGGGACGTTATATTTTCGAAATCGGGGCATCGTCAAAAGACATAAAAGCCGAACTGGAGACGATTATGAGCGGCGAGTACAAACCGGTGTTAACAACCGTAGTTGCAGAAAGCGACAAGGTTATCCTGCGCCCCGGAAATACAGCACAAACGAGTGTGACCGCTGCTATGTCGGACGATAGTTTTTACGATATTTCGAAAGCTGAAATTGAATACAAAAGCAATAATCCGGCTGTGGTAAGCGTGGATGAAACCGGCAAAGTTACCGCTACCGGAGTAGGTGTTGCATCGGTATTTGCTTATGTAACTGTTGACGGGGTAACCGAATCAAGCAGCTTTCCTGTAAAAGTAATGCCCGACCTCAACCCGAAATCAATTTTGGTAAACGGCAAGCCCATCGAAAGCTTCGATAAAGAAGTAAAAGCTTACAGTTATCTGCTTAAAGATAAAACCAAAGTGCCTGAATTGGAAGCAACTGCCGCTGGGAACGGAATTACTGTTGATATTCAGCAGGCAAAACAAATTCCCGGAACTGCAGTGGTGAAATTTATCGACAACATCACACTCGAAACCAACACGTACTATTTCAATTTTGATGTGGAAGCCGTAAGCGACGAGTTTAATGGCGCTGTTGGAAGTCAGTGGCATTGGATCAGGGAAAATGCTGCAACACACAGCTTTTCGGCAAACGATGGCAGCCTGACCATTACCAGCGAAGTTGGCGATGTTTCAGAAGGTACCAACAATGCCAAAAACATTCTGCTGCAAAGCGCCAATAACGACTGGACAGTGGAAACAAAACTGACGGCTTCACGGATGCCTTCTCAACCTGAAAATACAGGGATTCTGGCCTATCAGGACGATGATAATTTTGTGAAACTCATGTTCCGTGCGGTAATAAAAACCACACGGCAAAGAGAACCGCAACCCGGAACCATCGATTTGATGATGGAAGAAAACGGGATTGCAAAATCGCTGGCTTCTTTCAATTTGAAAACCGAAATCACCGGCGACCAGGCCTTGGTAATTAAACTTGATAAAAAAGGAAGCATTTATACTGCTTCGTACTCGTTGGATGGCGAAAATTTCGAAATCCTGGGAACGGCAGATTTGGCATTAAAAGACATAAAAGCAGGTTTAATGGTAGGCGACGGGATTATTACCGGCTATATGAAAAGTACGTTCTGGTTTGATTCCGACACAACGAAACCGGATTCGCCGTTTGACGTGGCTTTCGATTATTTCCGGATTACAAACAGTGGACTAAAACAGTAAAAATAAACTTTCAACAAACAAATTATGATGTCTAAATTTTTAAAAATATTCGTTATTCTTTTGATGGCCAGCGGAATTTGTTTCGCACAATCGTCATCAGAAGTAGTGGAGGATTTTAAACCCTCGTCAGTAAATCAGCCCGGAAAGGAGTACCCCATGGTAAATTCCGAAGGACGGGTACGCGTTCAAATTTCTGCGCCTGAAGCTGAAAAAGTGCAACTTGATATCAGCGCAGTGAAATACGATTTGGTAAAAGATGAAAACGGAGTGTGGACCGGCGAATCGGCACCACAAGACGAAGGTTTTCACTACTACCAGCTTTGGGTTGACGGAGCCGCTGTTCCCGATCCAAACAGCTTGTATTTTTACGGAGCCAGCCGATGGGGAAGTGGTATTGAAATTCCGGCGCACGACCAGGAGTTTTATGCCTTGAAAAATGTTCCGCATGGAGAAGTTCGTGAGCTACAGTATTTCTCTGAAAGCAACAATACCATGCGCAGGTGTTTTGTTTACACGCCTCCGGGTTACGACGAAAATCCTGAAAAACGCTATCCGGTGTTGTACCTGCAACATGGTGGTGGCGAAAACGAAACAGGCTGGTCGAGCCAGGGGCATGCAGGGTTGATAATGGACAACCTGATTGCCGAAGGAAAAGCCGTTTCGTTTATCATTGTTATGGACAACGGAAACTGGGCAATGCCAAGGCCACCGCGTAACCGCGAAGGTGGCGAGCGCCCGCGCACATGGCCACCCGAAGGTTGGGCCGATGGTTTTATGAATACCTTGCTGAAAGATATTATTCCGATGATTGATGGAAAATACCGTACCCTGGCTGATGCCGAAAACCGTGCCATGGCCGGATTGTCGATGGGTGGAATGCAGACACGTGTAATAGCGCTGGCCAATCCCGATGTGTTTTCGCATGTGGGAATGTTTAGCGGTGGCAGCATCACCATGGCCGACATTGAGCAACATCCTGATTTTAAGGAAAAAGTAGAATTGCTTTTCGTCAGCTACGGAAGCCGCGAGATTGAAAATCCGCGCCCCGGACCATGGGGAGATCCAAAGGAAAATACCGAAGCACTTAAAAAGGCCGGTATGAACACCCATTTTTATGTGTCGCCCGGAACTGCACACGAATGGCACTCTTGGCGTCGCAGCCTTTATCAGTTTGCTCAACTGGTATTTAAAAACTAAAACCATTTAAAACTTCAAAACTAAGTTTATGAAACGATATTCTTTTATTTTAACGGTATTACTGGCCTTCTCTGCTGTAATTGCCATGGCGCAAACAGCAGAACAAACAGTAGTTGAGGATTTTAAACCCTCTTCCGTAAATCAGCCCGGAAAGGAATATCCCATGGTAAATTCCGAAGGACGGGTACGCGTTCAAATTTCTGCGCCTGAAGCTGAGAAAGTGCAACTTGATATCAGCGCAGTAAAATACGATTTGGTAAAAGATGAAAACGGTGTGTGGACCGGCGAATCGGCACCACAAGACGAAGGTTTTCACTACTACCAGCTTTGGGTTGACGGAGCCGCTGTTCCCGATCCAAACAGCTTGTATTTTTACGGCGCAAGCCGATGGGGAAGTGGTATTGAAATTCCTGCTCACGACCAGGAGTTTTATGCCTTGAAAAATGTTCCGCACGGCGAGGTACGCGAGCTACAGTATTTCTCGGAAAGCAACAATACCATGCGCAGGTGTTTTGTTTACACGCCTCCGGGTTACGACGAAAATCCTGAAAAACGCTATCCGGTGTTGTATCTGCAACATGGTGGTGGCGAAAACGAAACAGGCTGGTCGAGCCAGGGACACGCAGGTTTGATAATGGACAACCTGATTGCCGAAGGAAAAACCGTTCCGTTTATCATTGTTATGGACAACGGAAACTGGGCAATGCCAAGGCCACCGCGTAACCGCGAAGGTGGCGAGCGCCCGCGCACATGGCCACCCGAAGGTTGGGCCGATGGTTTTATGAATACCTTGCTGAAAGATATTATTCCGATGATTGATGGAAAATACCGTACCCTGGCTGATGCCGAAAACCGTGCCATGGCCGGATTGTCGATGGGTGGTATGCAAACACGTGTGATAACGCTGGCCAATCCCGATGTGTTTTCGCATGTGGGAATGTTTAGCGGTGGCAGCATCACCATGGAAGACGTTGAGCAAAATCCTGATTTTAAGGAAAAAGTAAAACTGCTTTTCGTTAGCTACGGAAGCCGAGAGATTGAAAATCCGCGCCCCGGACCATGGGGAGATCCAAAAGAAAATACCGAAGCACTTAAAAAGGCCGGTATGAACACCCATTTTTATGTGTCGCCCGAAACTGCCCACGAATGGCAAAGCTGGCGCCGCAGCCTTTATCAGTTTGCACCTTTATTATTCAAAAACTAAAAACATGCTGGTAGAATTAGTAAAGAAAAGCTAAAAACCAGACTTCGACTTCGCTCAGCCTGACTGTCACAGTGAGCGAAGTCAAGCTGTGAACCAATGGCTTGAGAATTAATTCTGCCAATCAATAGTAAACTATCAACTGTAATATATAATCTAAAAAACATGAAAAAATATATTTCAACACTAATAGTGTTCTTTGTTTTCTCACTAACGCTGTGTGTAGCTCAAAGCGAAAAACCGGCCATAAAAGAAGATTTTAAACCTTCAGTTTTAAACCAGCCCGGAAAAGAATATCCCATGGTAAACTCGCAGGGATACGCTCGTTTCCGAATTGAAGCGCCCGAAGCACAAAGTGTGGTGGTGAGCCTTGGTTTGGGTGGAACAAGAGGCGGAACTCCGCTTACAAAAAACGACGATGGCGTTTGGATGGGAACCACTGCCGGACCAATGGACGAAGGTTTTCATTATTACCATGTAACCATCGATGGTGGTGTTTTTAACGATCCGGGTGCATTGAACTACTACGGTTCGGTTCGTTGGGAGAGTGGTATTGAAATTCCGGCACACGACCAGGATTTTTATGCCCTGAAAAATGTTCCCCACGGACATG
It includes:
- a CDS encoding alpha/beta hydrolase yields the protein MMSKFLKIFVILLMASGICFAQSSSEVVEDFKPSSVNQPGKEYPMVNSEGRVRVQISAPEAEKVQLDISAVKYDLVKDENGVWTGESAPQDEGFHYYQLWVDGAAVPDPNSLYFYGASRWGSGIEIPAHDQEFYALKNVPHGEVRELQYFSESNNTMRRCFVYTPPGYDENPEKRYPVLYLQHGGGENETGWSSQGHAGLIMDNLIAEGKAVSFIIVMDNGNWAMPRPPRNREGGERPRTWPPEGWADGFMNTLLKDIIPMIDGKYRTLADAENRAMAGLSMGGMQTRVIALANPDVFSHVGMFSGGSITMADIEQHPDFKEKVELLFVSYGSREIENPRPGPWGDPKENTEALKKAGMNTHFYVSPGTAHEWHSWRRSLYQFAQLVFKN
- a CDS encoding alpha/beta hydrolase — encoded protein: MKRYSFILTVLLAFSAVIAMAQTAEQTVVEDFKPSSVNQPGKEYPMVNSEGRVRVQISAPEAEKVQLDISAVKYDLVKDENGVWTGESAPQDEGFHYYQLWVDGAAVPDPNSLYFYGASRWGSGIEIPAHDQEFYALKNVPHGEVRELQYFSESNNTMRRCFVYTPPGYDENPEKRYPVLYLQHGGGENETGWSSQGHAGLIMDNLIAEGKTVPFIIVMDNGNWAMPRPPRNREGGERPRTWPPEGWADGFMNTLLKDIIPMIDGKYRTLADAENRAMAGLSMGGMQTRVITLANPDVFSHVGMFSGGSITMEDVEQNPDFKEKVKLLFVSYGSREIENPRPGPWGDPKENTEALKKAGMNTHFYVSPETAHEWQSWRRSLYQFAPLLFKN